A single region of the Palaemon carinicauda isolate YSFRI2023 chromosome 17, ASM3689809v2, whole genome shotgun sequence genome encodes:
- the LOC137656723 gene encoding zinc finger protein ZFP2-like: MNLELPSEFHVKCETDDATSVTSVDVKCETDDATSVTPVDVKCETDDATSVTSVDVKCETDDATSVTSVDVKCETDDATSVTSVDVKCETDDATSVTSVDHVGDFIGSDFKMENDLSVSPVSHEDEGLVEDGAEAEDPLSVSPVRCEEKEGIGCNEAINGVLGPSDPMVIFKTKPEIYESSEESEIGEDNEEGEEVKYSSIMDSANRNSLENCGMISIKEEQTVSSGSEKSFGQEELKTVVKIRTGKNSLKCVTCGKKFGKKSHLKVHILGHTGEKLFRCNECGKGFSEKHRLTKHLRIHTGEKPFKGKLCGKAFSQESYVDKHVKTHSGEKPYMCSECGKVFSVKRNLENHMRIHTGVKPYECERAYIKKSNLVSHMHTHTDEKPFSCSECGKEFAQKFNLECHVKIHTGVKLLKCSECPRSYLSKSGLRYHKKMHNGERETPLCLCSRCGKAFYQMIDLRRHMATHTGDKPFSCTICGKGFSVGSYLAKHLKIHTGEKPYSCTECGKAYSQKWDLTLHMNSHTGEKRFKCIECGKAYSNKSCYQSHMIIHTGEEPFRCGECGKGFYPKSRLVRHMKTHTGEKPYKCGECAKAYVNKKNLQKHMMSHTGK; this comes from the coding sequence ATGAATTTGGAACTTCCCTCAGAATTCCACGTGAAATGTGAAACTGATGATGCAACATCAGTTACATCTGTTGACGTGAAATGTGAAACTGATGACGCAACATCGGTCACACCTGTTGACGTGAAATGTGAAACTGATGATGCAACGTCAGTCACATCTGTTGACGTGAAATGTGAAACTGATGACGCAACGTCAGTCACATCTGTTGACGTGAAATGTGAAACTGATGACGCAACGTCAGTCACATCTGTTGACGTGAAATGTGAAACTGATGATGCTACATCGGTCACATCTGTTGATCATGTGGGAGATTTTATTGGCAGTGATTTTAAAATGGAAAATGACTTATCAGTTTCTCCAGTCAGTCATGAAGATGAGGGTTTGGTAGAGGATGGTGCTGAGGCTGAAGATCCCTTATCAGTTTCTCCAGTCCGTTGTGAAGAGAAGGAAGGGATAGGTTGTAATGAGGCCATTAATGGTGTACTTGGGCCTTCAGATCCAATGGTGATATTTAAGACAAAGCCAGAAATATATGAGAGCAGTGAAGAGTCAGAAATAGGTGAGGATAATGAAGAAGGAGAGGAAGTGAAATATTCAAGCATAATGGATTCAGCTAATAGAAACAGTCTAGAGAATTGTGGGATGATTTCAATAAAAGAAGAGCAGACAGTGAGTAGTGGAAGTGAAAAATCATTTGGTCAGGAAGAACTCAAGACAGTTGTAAAAATTCGCACTGGAAAGAATTCGCTGAAGTGTGTAACTTGCGGAAAAAAATTTGGTAAGAAATCTCACTTGAAAGTCCATATTTTAGGTCATACCGGAGAAAAACTGTTTAGGTGTAATGAATGTGGCAAAGGGTTTTCTGAGAAACATAGGCTCACAAAGCACTTGAGAATTCACACAGGGGAGAAGCCTTTTAAAGGCAAATTGTGCGGGAAAGCATTTTCCCAGGAAAGTTACGTCGACAAACATGTAAAAACTCACTCTGGTGAGAAGCCCTATATGTGCAGCGAATGTGGAAAGGTCTTTTCTGTGAAAAGAAATCTTGAAAATCATATGAGGATTCACACTGGAGTGAAACCATATGAGTGTGAGAGGGCATATATTAAGAAAAGCAATCTTGTAAGCCACATGCATACCCACACTGACGAGAAACCGTTTAGCTGTAGTGAATGCGGAAAAGAATTTGCCCAAAAATTCAATCTTGAGTGCCATGTAAAAATTCACACTGGAGTGAAACTACTCAAGTGCAGTGAATGTCCAAGATCATATTTAAGTAAAAGTGGTCTCAGATATCACAAGAAGATGCATAATGGAGAGCGAGAAACCCCATTGTGTCTTTGCAGTCGGTGTGGCAAAGCATTTTATCAGATGATTGATCTCAGAAGACATATGGCTACCCACACTGGAGACAAACCATTCAGCTGTACTATTTGCGGTAAAGGATTTTCAGTGGGAAGTTATCTTGCGAAGCATTTGAAGATacacacgggagagaagccctaTAGCTGCACTGAATGCGGCAAAGCCTATTCTCAGAAATGGGACCTCACTCTTCATATGAACAGTCATACCGGAGAAAAACGCTTCAAGTGCATTGAGTGCGGAAAGGCTTATTCGAATAAGAGTTGTTATCAAAGTCACATGATTATTCACACTGGGGAAGAGCCATTTAGATGTGGCGAATGCGGGAAGGGATTTTATCCAAAAAGTAGACTCGTAAGACACATGAAGACTCATACCGGAGAGAAACCGTACAAATGCGGCGAATGCGCGAAAGCATACGTCAATAAAAAAAACCTCCAGAAACATATGATGAGTCACACTGGAAAATAG